The sequence TTGGAGGTACATATCTtaaccattttttttctttttaccatGTCGTTTCGTCGATCCGTGCCGTTCTACCGATAACACGATgttggaaaaatatttaaaaatatgtaaatcaaaataaattgcttttaaatagattattttaaattttattcacgCTTTATTGAATCACAAAACATATCTttgttatatatcaaaattttcacaacCCTCtcaaaattgaaatatactattaagaaatttttgggttataatCAATTAAACTTTTGAAACAATTTCAATTTGAGGTACATATGTCAACCCAAATTGAAATCAAATTTCTTTAAAACTTACTTTAGAGTTACATATTATTTAACATCAGCTAAAATATATCAactaaaatccatattttacaatcaatttaattattttattattatatattctgATGAAAATTGGAGGTATATAAGttaacctttttttttctttttactgtTCCGTGCCGTGCTGTTTCGTCGATCCATGCCGTTCTACCGATAACACGATGTGTTCTATCTACGTAACGACGCCCCAAGACATCAACGTTCACACCCCGGAACTTCGTCAAGGTGAACCTCATTCCCATTCCAGAACAGTCGGATACCGTTTCAGCAAATCATgttcatatattaattacatGCATAGATTACGAGTACTAGAGAGTAAGTGAGTACGTACATACTAAAGAGTAAGTGAGTAACTGtgttttacttttcattttcattatgtTGTTATCTTCATTTCAGAATATACAATGAGCATCTTTCCTTTCCTATTTGTGCAAAATTCATGTTCGTGAAATTGCGTTAGATGTTTCATATGAGCTGGATTAAGTCCTTGTGAGTTCTATAAATGAACTCGAtaaatttttttcccctttgAACTGATTTTTGGAGTTGAGTTAGACCTAAGTCCCAATCGTAATATGATATCAGATTTCAGACCCGCCTTTATGTATCTAAACGCCCTACGAGACACCCAATAATATCTTGTAAAATTCACACTCTATTTGTTCATTCTTCGATGTCATGTTTGTGTGTTAGATGTCCTAGATTAACTGAATTAAAGTTGTATAAATCGACTTGGTCAATCTTTCTCTTTGAACTAGTTTTAGGAGTAGAGTTAGTCTTAAGTTCCAGTCGTCACAGTCGCTACTCAATCCAAGAACTATATCAAGATATATAGCAGCAATTtctccttaattttttttttccaaatttgttTTTGTTCATGATAATTGATCATATATCGcttgaataaattatattttagatcAACAGGAAAATTTGGTCGTAGAATCCTAAGATCGAATTTTTGGAGTAGTTTCCTCTTAAAATTATTCATTATCTCTTAAATTGGCCATTAAGCTTTAGTAAATTTCTAGTTACTAAAGATTTTACGACGGAttaacttatttatttattatttataaattaatgataatgaaaaattactttattttgtgattgtgacttgattttttgtttttttattgattCATAATCAATCATTAATAACCTAAAGCATGAAATACGACATGCCATTTTTACATGTGGGGATTGGAATTGGCAcccataaaagaaaaaaatcccAAGTTTAaacgtgatttttttttttattacaactaaCGCGGGGAGAGGAGATCGAATTCGGAGAAATCGACTATTTCGGTAGAGAGGTGAGATCACTGGACTACAAGTCCGGTCTCATGTGTAAACGTGATTCTACCACTACTtggttggataaaataatataatataaattgtaaataattTTGGTCAATGATTTCTCAAATATCGTAATCTTAttgtataataatataatgtaataatataatataatataatatagtataagattttaaaaataactccCAGCAATCATATAAAATGCCACAGTCCCCCCAACCACACATAAAAGCACGATGACAACCCAAATCGAGAGCTCCCAAATTGCGCCGCCACACGGCGAGATTCCACCGGAGATATCATTTCCGCTGACATATCTCGACCTCCCATGGTTACGTTTTCACCCGATACGACGCCTTTTTTTCTACGATTCCACTGCTTCTAAATCCAGTTTCTTGGAAACCCACATTCCCAAACTCAAACAGTCACTCTCCCTCACTCTGAAGCATTACATCGCACTCGCAGGAAACATTTTATTCCCCCTAATCCCCACTGAGAAGCCGAGATATCGTTATGTTGTGGGGGACTCTGTCTCTCTCATGGTTTACGAATCAACTAACGATTTCGATAGCCTGGTTGGATATGGTGTGCGTGATGCTGACCAGTTCTACGAATATGTACCTCAGATGCCGCCCGTAAAAGATGAACCGGGATTCAAAATAATCCCTGTTCTGGCTATAAAAGTTACGCTGTTTCCAGGCAGGGGAATATGCATGGGTATCGCCAATAGTCACGGTATCGGCGACGGGAGTTCCATTGTGAGGTTCATAAAGGCGTGGGCTTCAACCAACAAATTTGAAGGATCTGACGAAGAGTTACTGATTCAGGCTGGTAAATACGCGCCTTGTTTTGATCGAAAGTTTATCAGGGATCCCCTTGGAATCGATGCTATTTTTTGGAACGAAATCAGACATATCCCCGTTCACTCTTCAACTTTTCCATTACCCACGAAAAAGGTTCGCGCAACATACATCCTGCATGAGGCTGATATCAAGAAACTAAAGGATTTGGTTATGAGTAGGATACCGAGGTTGGTTTACTTGTCATCTTTCGTCGCTACATCTGCTTATATGTGGTCTAAAATGGTGAAATCAGGAGATGTGATCGGTGAGGAAGTTGATGAAAGAAGGGACGAATATCTAGTTTATTCTATTGATGCGCGGGCAAGAGTGGATCCCCCGGTGCCTGAGAATTACTTTGGCAACTGTGTCGCTGCCGGAGTGATCAAAGTTGGGCGTGGTGTGTTGGTAGGGGATGAAGGATTCTTTCTGGCTGCGGAAGCCATTGCTGATGACATACAAAACAGGGCGAATAACAAGGAAAAAGTGTTGAAAGGTGTTGAGAATTGGCTGTCGGATTTCAAGAAAATGCTGGGGGGAGGTTTTCTTGGGGTGTCTGGATCACCGAAATTCGACTTGTATAACATGGATTTTGGATGGGGAAAGGCAAGAAAGACGGAGGTTGCCTCCATTGATGGGGAGAATCATTCAATGTCTATGTGCAAGCCGAGAAATTCTGAGAGGGGAATAGAGATTGGCTTGTCTCTGCCCACCCAAAGAATGGAGGCTTTTGCAGCTCTCTTTGCCCATGGATTAACACAATTATGAATATAATATGCttggaatttatattgtttTATCTCAAGCTCATgttttcattcaataaaatgaAGTTACCTTACTGAATTGTGCAAGTTTTTTTTAGAAGGTTACTAATGATTGAGATCAATTTTAGATTTCAGGAAAAAAAGTAATTGTCATATTACTGAATTCCAAAATGAATAATACATGAAAATGGTAGTATGGTTTTCATTTTctagctatatatatattaccatttgtgagtgagtctcatgtgagaccgtctcacggatcttaatctgtgagacgggtcaaccctactcatattcacaataaaaagtaatactcttagcataaaaagtaatattttttcatggatgatccaaataagagatccgtctcacaaatatgctccgtgagaccgtctcacacaaatttttgcatatatatatatatacatatatatatacacacacacacattactTCAAtgacatttattatttataagtGAATTTAAGttattcaagaaaaaatactttatattttttgttttcaagtaaGATAATCGATCAATCATCTTATACAAACataatttatcttttattttttctttaagaaACACTTGCAAGGGGAAGATTTCAGAAAGTAAACGAATACAAATTTGTCGAATCGCcttcttaattaaaaattacacgTTACAACATAGTTTGATGAATGaccaaatacaatatttttgtattattttatgtagttataataatttatttttatcataatttatCCTGTAATCTTTTCGCTATGGATAGCGACAAAATTAAAGCcaggaaaaagaaaattaatatttcaatgGTCCTAATCTTTATTCACTTTCTAGAAGATTTTATGAGAGCCAAAATAATTAAGGACTCCATTCCAAAaacaattatgatatttttttagtaaaataaaaataataataatattttttaactttttcttaggggtgtcaaaatcagacacgactcaccaacccgaaaaaaatcatgtttgagtttggggttttcgggttcgggtcagatcgggttaGACACGATAGttaacccgaaaaaaatgatcgggttgggttgggttcagaaaatttaaaatttttttaaaaaaatataattaataaatattgcctacatttttatataggtaaaaacttgtgtgagacggtctcacgggtcgtattttgagAGACAGatctattatttgggtcatccatgaaaaaatatattactttttacgctaagagtattactttttattgtgaatatcgataggattgacccgtctcacagataaaaattcgcgagaccgtctcacaaaatacctacttttttatatattatatgtctgaaaaaatatttattgtatatttatatcataaattttcataatttaatatttattttgaatattttttattttttaaacaatttttatttgatttagtaaatatattttatttttctacaattagactttcaaatttaaatcatatatatgagggagattttgttattatgggtttaaattaaaataatattattattttttttcgaattttatttaattttcttaaaaaaattcgaaatcggGTTGGGTTCGAGTttagcaatttttgaatagttcTATTCCTCAACCCGATCCAACCCAGCTGAATTGACACCCTTACTTATTCCTCAGTTTTCTTTTTCTCCAACAGCATGCAGCCATACCTTGTTATATgggatttttctttttttttttaatattcattttcatttttgtaATTGACACATgagatttcattattttaaattagtgtAATTTCTTTGAATCAGTagactagattttttttttgtttggtcAAAGTTCTTTATGGTTAAATATGTtatgaaaagtaaaaatttatgataaaaagtaaaaatatcaaattctcaaaat comes from Primulina huaijiensis isolate GDHJ02 chromosome 5, ASM1229523v2, whole genome shotgun sequence and encodes:
- the LOC140976732 gene encoding malonyl-coenzyme:anthocyanin 5-O-glucoside-6'''-O-malonyltransferase-like produces the protein MTTQIESSQIAPPHGEIPPEISFPLTYLDLPWLRFHPIRRLFFYDSTASKSSFLETHIPKLKQSLSLTLKHYIALAGNILFPLIPTEKPRYRYVVGDSVSLMVYESTNDFDSLVGYGVRDADQFYEYVPQMPPVKDEPGFKIIPVLAIKVTLFPGRGICMGIANSHGIGDGSSIVRFIKAWASTNKFEGSDEELLIQAGKYAPCFDRKFIRDPLGIDAIFWNEIRHIPVHSSTFPLPTKKVRATYILHEADIKKLKDLVMSRIPRLVYLSSFVATSAYMWSKMVKSGDVIGEEVDERRDEYLVYSIDARARVDPPVPENYFGNCVAAGVIKVGRGVLVGDEGFFLAAEAIADDIQNRANNKEKVLKGVENWLSDFKKMLGGGFLGVSGSPKFDLYNMDFGWGKARKTEVASIDGENHSMSMCKPRNSERGIEIGLSLPTQRMEAFAALFAHGLTQL